The proteins below come from a single Oxyura jamaicensis isolate SHBP4307 breed ruddy duck chromosome 1, BPBGC_Ojam_1.0, whole genome shotgun sequence genomic window:
- the NTF3 gene encoding neurotrophin-3 isoform X2, whose product MVTPTTILQVNKVMSILFYVIFLSYLRGIQSTNMDQRSLPEDSINSLIIKLIQADILKNKLSKQIVDIKENYQNTVKKIEAQQDVDGDENVKSDFQPVISMDTDLLRQQRRYNSPRVLLSDNTPLEPPPLYLMEDYIGNSVVVNRTSRRKRYAEHKSHRGEYSVCDSESLWVTDKSSAIDIRGHQVTVLGEIKTGNSPVKQYFYETRCKEAKPVKNGCRGIDDKHWNSQCKTSQTYVRALTSENNKLVGWRWIRIDTSCVCALSRKIGRP is encoded by the coding sequence atcttACAGGTGAACAAGGTGATGTCCATCTTGTTTTATgtgatatttctttcttatcttcGTGGCATCCAGTCTACCAACATGGATCAAAGGAGTTTGCCAGAAGATTCAATAAATTCTCTCATTATAAAACTCATTCAGGcagacattttgaaaaacaagcttTCTAAACAGATCGTAGATATAAAGGAAAATTATCAaaacacagtgaagaaaatagAGGCTCAGCAGGACGTGGATGgagatgaaaatgtgaaatctgACTTCCAACCAGTTATCTCAATGGATACAGATCTCCTAAGGCAGCAGAGACGCTACAACTCTCCCCGAGTCCTCTTGAGTGACAACACACCGCTGGAACCACCACCACTGTACCTCATGGAGGATTATATTGGAAATTCAGTGGTGGTGAACAGAACCTCTCGGAGGAAAAGATATGCAGAGCACAAGAGCCACCGAGGGGAATATTCCGTTTGTGACAGTGAAAGCTTATGGGTCACGGACAAATCATCTGCTATTGACATTAGAGGACACCAGGTAACTGTGCTGGGAGAAATTAAAACAGGCAACTCTCCAGTTAAGCAATACTTTTATGAAACAAGGTGTAAAGAAGCCAAGCCTGTTAAAAATGGCTGCCGAGGCATTGATGACAAGCACTGGAACTCTCAATGCAAGACATCCCAAACATATGTTAGGGCactgacttcagaaaacaataaaCTTGTAGGCTGGAGGTGGATAAGAATAGACACCTCCTGTGTGTGCGCCTTGTCAAGAAAAATAGGAAGACCATAG
- the NTF3 gene encoding neurotrophin-3 isoform X1, whose translation MIPSRASHMILQVNKVMSILFYVIFLSYLRGIQSTNMDQRSLPEDSINSLIIKLIQADILKNKLSKQIVDIKENYQNTVKKIEAQQDVDGDENVKSDFQPVISMDTDLLRQQRRYNSPRVLLSDNTPLEPPPLYLMEDYIGNSVVVNRTSRRKRYAEHKSHRGEYSVCDSESLWVTDKSSAIDIRGHQVTVLGEIKTGNSPVKQYFYETRCKEAKPVKNGCRGIDDKHWNSQCKTSQTYVRALTSENNKLVGWRWIRIDTSCVCALSRKIGRP comes from the exons ATGATACCATCCAGGGCTTCCCACATG atcttACAGGTGAACAAGGTGATGTCCATCTTGTTTTATgtgatatttctttcttatcttcGTGGCATCCAGTCTACCAACATGGATCAAAGGAGTTTGCCAGAAGATTCAATAAATTCTCTCATTATAAAACTCATTCAGGcagacattttgaaaaacaagcttTCTAAACAGATCGTAGATATAAAGGAAAATTATCAaaacacagtgaagaaaatagAGGCTCAGCAGGACGTGGATGgagatgaaaatgtgaaatctgACTTCCAACCAGTTATCTCAATGGATACAGATCTCCTAAGGCAGCAGAGACGCTACAACTCTCCCCGAGTCCTCTTGAGTGACAACACACCGCTGGAACCACCACCACTGTACCTCATGGAGGATTATATTGGAAATTCAGTGGTGGTGAACAGAACCTCTCGGAGGAAAAGATATGCAGAGCACAAGAGCCACCGAGGGGAATATTCCGTTTGTGACAGTGAAAGCTTATGGGTCACGGACAAATCATCTGCTATTGACATTAGAGGACACCAGGTAACTGTGCTGGGAGAAATTAAAACAGGCAACTCTCCAGTTAAGCAATACTTTTATGAAACAAGGTGTAAAGAAGCCAAGCCTGTTAAAAATGGCTGCCGAGGCATTGATGACAAGCACTGGAACTCTCAATGCAAGACATCCCAAACATATGTTAGGGCactgacttcagaaaacaataaaCTTGTAGGCTGGAGGTGGATAAGAATAGACACCTCCTGTGTGTGCGCCTTGTCAAGAAAAATAGGAAGACCATAG